From Candidatus Pedobacter colombiensis, one genomic window encodes:
- a CDS encoding MG2 domain-containing protein, with translation MKTTSPSFFQKNKGGFVIGLVTLVLIGIGAFFFFKKSKPKDYNQQYAKYIEAYTSGTVSKKSFIRVHLANQVKTMSDIGVADSRDLFSFSPAVKGKSYWIDAQTVEFRPEESLKPGETYEATFNLNKVTDTEEGLESFEFDFRVIKPGMFLTQNGLVSQNNTSLDYMKLSGEISTSDQEDTKLIEKALKVDFPQSLKVKWQHNPAKNTSTFTVDSIKKTKQENKLKLLWSGEPIAADSKGEETVTVPAIGVFKILNIRAVQELEDYALVQFSEPISVGQDLNGLVSLAGLTDLRFTIDASQIKIYSPNTLEGNYSLTVNEGVENINGKKLQAAKTANIVFENKLPSVVIAGSGTIIPNSGKLVLPFEAVNLKAVDVTIIKIYENNIPQFFQTNNYKDGGELRRVGKPVIQKTIRLDEDKALDLHKKHRYTLDLDKIIRTEPGAMYRVTIGFRRAYNVYKCAEAEAAVGDSENEYERYGEKIDEDDEFWERYNSYYPNNYRWEDRDNPCTPSYYTNERWASRNLIASNIGLIAKRGNDNSMLIIATDLLTAKTLSGITLELLDYQRQVIHTVTTDADGMASFDLKRKPFLLVAKNGKERGYLKLDDGNSLPLSRFDVGGDVVQNGLKGFIYGERGVWRPGDSVFLSFVLEDKLKKLPGAYPITFEFYNPQGQLIKRSINGKPLNGFYAFKTATESTSPTGNWLAKVKAGGATFTKTIKIETVMPNRLKINFDIGNRTYLGSGGPSTATLSATWLFGAVGKNLKAKVDVNLNTMKTTFKGFDNFTFDNPTIVFQSQVKTIFEGTLSENGTATINTNLNENNSAPGMLKANFTTKVFEAGGNFSIDNFSIPYHVYSNYYGIKTPEGEKMSGMLFTGQDHKVDIVNVDRDGKLLQGNKNVEVELYKVQWRWWWEQDNENSFANFTQNSYNKLIKKENVTLSNGKGNWKFRIDEPEWGRYLILVRDLNGGHVTGKSVYIDWPGWAQREQSSNPTEASMLSFTANKTKFQVGEEVVLTIPSGDGGRALISIENGSKVLKTFWTDTKKGQTQFKFKAEKEMAPNVFANVTLLQPHAQTVNDLPIRMYGAIPLMVEDPQTILKPVIKMADKLKPETESTITVSEQNGKAMTYTVALVDEGLLDLTRFKTPDAHAVFYAREGLGVKTWDLFDYVLGAWGGNLERILSIGGDGSINRNLNPAKANRFVPVVKYLGPFALAKGASQTHKFKLPQYIGAVRAMVIAGQDGAYGSVEKSVQVKKPLMLLATVPRVIGPGESFTLPATVFATENNLKNVTVQLQLQNLQVQGNKTVQLTFKQPGEQMAYFEVKAPEMTGIAKIKLIAQSGAEKTAYDVELDIRNPNPFVTNVTSAVLEQGRQWATKYLPVGMVGTNSGSVEVSSIPPINLKKRLSYLVQYPHGCVEQTTSGIFPQLFLNKLTPLTEQQKAETERNLKAGINKLRGFQTTDGGLGYWPGASSSDEWGSNYAGHFLVEAQNAGYTTPVGMLDELLRYLKVKAANWSPNSNNFYGGDLSQSYRLYVLALAKRADMAAMNRLRAFQYLSVSAKWRLAAAYKLAGQTDAASNLIKDLSTEVKPYNQLGGTYGSDIRDEAMILETLTLLGRKAEGAKMVQSLAIKLGKDDWYSTQTTAYSLLAIAKFCGANTASNNLQYSYSIDGKSGKVNSNQFLNSTALTFTGGNNVTVNNNGKNVLFIRLILQGQPAAGQNNFLPNNPEVLDMSVSYKLLNGKPLDPAVLKQGTDFYAEVVVKNPGKMGYYEQMALTQIFPSGWEIINTRVNDNESILAASPYTYRDIRDDRVFTYFNLRESETVTYKVLLNASYIGRYYLSAVQCEAMYNNSISATEAGKWVQVIK, from the coding sequence ATGAAAACTACCTCGCCCTCATTTTTCCAGAAAAACAAAGGAGGTTTTGTTATTGGTCTAGTGACTCTGGTCCTGATTGGAATAGGCGCTTTCTTCTTTTTTAAGAAGTCAAAACCTAAAGATTATAATCAGCAATATGCTAAATACATAGAAGCCTATACCTCGGGTACAGTTTCTAAAAAGAGCTTTATCCGTGTACATCTCGCTAACCAGGTCAAAACAATGAGTGATATTGGTGTGGCCGATAGCAGGGATTTGTTCAGCTTCTCTCCTGCTGTAAAAGGTAAATCCTATTGGATTGACGCACAAACGGTCGAATTTAGACCTGAGGAAAGCTTGAAACCCGGCGAAACGTATGAAGCTACTTTTAATTTAAACAAGGTTACCGATACCGAAGAAGGACTGGAATCATTTGAATTTGATTTCAGAGTAATTAAACCTGGAATGTTTTTAACTCAAAATGGACTTGTTTCACAAAATAATACTTCATTGGATTATATGAAACTGAGCGGCGAGATTTCTACTTCAGATCAGGAAGATACCAAGCTGATTGAAAAGGCTTTGAAAGTTGATTTTCCACAATCACTTAAAGTAAAATGGCAGCATAACCCAGCTAAAAACACCTCTACATTTACTGTAGACAGTATCAAAAAAACTAAGCAGGAAAATAAGTTAAAGCTCCTTTGGTCTGGCGAACCCATTGCCGCAGATAGCAAAGGTGAAGAAACTGTTACTGTACCTGCTATTGGTGTATTTAAGATTTTGAATATACGTGCAGTTCAAGAGCTTGAAGATTATGCACTGGTACAATTTTCTGAACCTATAAGTGTTGGTCAGGACTTAAACGGACTAGTTTCCTTAGCAGGATTAACTGATTTGCGCTTTACTATAGATGCCAGCCAAATCAAAATCTATTCGCCCAATACACTGGAGGGAAATTATTCGCTCACTGTAAATGAGGGAGTGGAAAATATAAATGGCAAAAAACTACAAGCCGCTAAAACAGCCAATATTGTTTTTGAAAACAAACTGCCTTCGGTAGTCATTGCCGGCAGCGGTACCATTATTCCAAATTCCGGTAAGCTCGTGCTTCCATTTGAAGCTGTTAACCTAAAAGCAGTAGATGTAACCATCATCAAGATTTACGAAAATAATATCCCACAATTTTTTCAGACTAATAATTATAAAGATGGTGGTGAATTGCGTCGTGTAGGTAAGCCTGTTATTCAGAAAACCATCAGATTAGACGAAGACAAGGCTTTGGATTTACATAAAAAGCACCGCTACACTTTGGATCTGGACAAGATCATTCGTACGGAACCGGGTGCTATGTACCGTGTAACTATCGGTTTCAGAAGAGCATATAATGTCTATAAATGCGCAGAAGCCGAAGCTGCAGTGGGCGACAGTGAAAATGAATACGAACGTTATGGCGAGAAAATTGATGAGGACGACGAGTTTTGGGAGCGCTACAACAGTTATTACCCTAATAATTACAGATGGGAAGATCGTGACAACCCTTGTACCCCATCCTACTATACAAATGAACGTTGGGCAAGTCGCAATTTAATAGCTTCCAATATTGGTCTGATTGCCAAAAGAGGCAACGATAACAGTATGTTAATCATTGCTACTGATTTGCTGACCGCAAAAACATTAAGTGGTATTACGTTAGAATTGCTGGATTATCAGCGTCAGGTAATACATACGGTAACAACAGATGCTGATGGCATGGCTTCCTTTGATTTGAAGAGAAAGCCCTTCTTGCTGGTCGCTAAAAATGGCAAGGAACGAGGTTATTTGAAGCTGGATGATGGAAACTCACTCCCATTGAGCAGATTTGATGTTGGTGGTGATGTGGTGCAGAATGGTCTTAAAGGTTTTATATATGGAGAAAGGGGCGTTTGGCGTCCCGGTGATTCAGTATTCCTTTCCTTTGTTTTGGAAGACAAGCTAAAGAAATTACCAGGTGCTTATCCGATTACTTTCGAGTTCTATAATCCTCAGGGACAATTGATCAAGCGCAGCATCAACGGTAAACCTTTAAATGGTTTTTATGCTTTTAAAACAGCTACAGAAAGTACTTCACCAACTGGTAACTGGTTGGCAAAGGTAAAAGCAGGTGGTGCTACTTTTACTAAAACCATTAAAATTGAAACTGTAATGCCAAACAGGCTCAAGATCAATTTCGACATTGGCAACCGTACATATTTAGGTTCAGGCGGCCCTTCTACAGCTACCCTATCCGCTACATGGTTGTTTGGTGCTGTAGGGAAAAACCTTAAAGCTAAAGTTGATGTGAACCTGAATACCATGAAGACCACCTTCAAAGGTTTTGATAACTTCACTTTCGACAACCCGACAATAGTATTCCAATCGCAGGTAAAAACCATATTCGAAGGTACTTTAAGCGAAAACGGTACTGCAACTATAAATACCAACCTGAACGAGAACAATAGTGCTCCAGGAATGCTTAAAGCTAATTTTACGACTAAAGTATTTGAGGCAGGTGGTAATTTTAGCATTGATAATTTCAGTATCCCGTATCATGTTTACTCCAACTATTATGGGATTAAAACCCCCGAAGGTGAAAAAATGAGTGGAATGCTATTTACCGGGCAAGACCATAAGGTTGATATTGTAAATGTAGATCGCGATGGTAAACTATTACAAGGAAATAAAAACGTTGAGGTAGAGCTTTATAAAGTGCAATGGCGTTGGTGGTGGGAACAGGACAATGAAAACTCCTTTGCCAACTTTACTCAAAATTCTTATAACAAACTGATTAAAAAGGAAAATGTAACTTTATCTAATGGTAAAGGTAATTGGAAATTTAGAATAGATGAACCAGAATGGGGTCGTTACCTGATCCTGGTAAGAGATTTAAATGGTGGTCATGTAACCGGTAAATCGGTATATATTGACTGGCCGGGATGGGCGCAGCGTGAGCAAAGTAGCAACCCTACCGAAGCCTCTATGCTTTCGTTTACTGCCAATAAGACTAAGTTTCAGGTTGGCGAAGAAGTAGTGTTAACCATCCCATCGGGTGATGGTGGCAGAGCTTTAATCTCCATTGAAAATGGCAGTAAGGTATTAAAGACCTTCTGGACAGATACTAAAAAGGGACAAACACAGTTTAAGTTCAAGGCCGAAAAAGAAATGGCTCCGAACGTATTTGCAAATGTAACCTTACTACAACCACATGCACAAACTGTAAATGACCTACCTATACGCATGTATGGCGCCATTCCCCTAATGGTTGAAGATCCTCAGACCATATTGAAACCGGTCATTAAAATGGCCGATAAGTTGAAGCCTGAAACAGAAAGTACCATTACAGTTTCTGAACAGAATGGAAAAGCAATGACTTATACCGTTGCACTTGTAGATGAAGGTTTACTTGACTTAACGAGGTTTAAAACTCCTGATGCTCATGCTGTATTTTACGCACGTGAAGGTTTAGGTGTAAAGACTTGGGATCTGTTTGACTATGTATTAGGTGCATGGGGTGGTAATCTGGAACGCATCCTGAGTATTGGTGGTGATGGTAGCATCAACAGGAATCTGAATCCAGCCAAAGCCAATCGCTTTGTGCCTGTTGTAAAATATTTAGGACCATTTGCTTTGGCTAAGGGTGCTTCACAAACGCACAAATTTAAACTTCCACAATACATAGGTGCAGTAAGAGCAATGGTAATTGCTGGTCAGGATGGAGCTTATGGCTCGGTAGAGAAGTCCGTGCAAGTTAAAAAGCCGCTAATGTTACTAGCCACTGTGCCGAGAGTAATCGGACCAGGTGAAAGTTTTACATTGCCTGCAACTGTGTTTGCTACAGAAAACAATCTGAAAAATGTTACTGTACAACTGCAGCTGCAAAACTTACAGGTACAAGGCAATAAAACGGTTCAGCTTACCTTTAAACAGCCGGGTGAGCAAATGGCTTACTTTGAGGTTAAAGCGCCTGAAATGACCGGTATTGCTAAAATAAAATTGATAGCCCAAAGTGGTGCGGAAAAAACGGCTTATGATGTAGAACTTGACATTCGTAATCCGAATCCTTTTGTAACCAATGTAACTTCGGCAGTTTTAGAGCAAGGTCGACAATGGGCTACTAAATATCTTCCTGTAGGTATGGTTGGTACCAATTCGGGCAGTGTGGAGGTTTCTTCTATCCCACCTATCAATCTAAAAAAGCGCTTAAGCTATCTGGTACAGTATCCACATGGCTGTGTAGAACAGACAACATCCGGAATTTTTCCACAGTTGTTTTTAAATAAGCTGACTCCATTAACGGAACAGCAAAAAGCAGAAACAGAACGAAATTTAAAGGCAGGTATCAATAAGTTGCGCGGTTTCCAGACTACAGATGGCGGTTTGGGTTACTGGCCAGGTGCAAGCAGTTCTGATGAATGGGGAAGTAATTACGCTGGCCACTTCCTGGTTGAAGCGCAGAATGCAGGTTATACAACCCCGGTTGGTATGTTGGACGAACTGCTTCGTTATTTAAAGGTTAAAGCCGCTAACTGGTCGCCCAATAGCAATAATTTTTATGGCGGCGATCTTTCGCAATCTTACCGTTTGTATGTACTTGCTTTAGCCAAAAGAGCCGATATGGCTGCAATGAATAGATTGAGGGCATTTCAGTATCTTTCTGTAAGTGCTAAATGGCGACTGGCTGCCGCATATAAACTTGCAGGACAAACTGATGCGGCCAGCAACCTAATTAAAGATTTATCTACTGAAGTGAAACCTTACAACCAATTGGGCGGCACTTATGGTTCTGACATTAGGGATGAAGCGATGATATTGGAGACTTTAACGTTGCTGGGGCGTAAAGCTGAAGGAGCAAAAATGGTTCAATCTTTAGCTATTAAACTAGGTAAAGACGATTGGTATAGCACACAGACTACCGCCTACAGCTTGCTTGCTATTGCTAAATTCTGCGGTGCCAATACCGCTTCCAATAATTTACAATATAGCTATAGCATTGATGGAAAAAGTGGCAAAGTAAATTCAAACCAATTCCTGAATAGTACAGCGTTAACTTTTACAGGTGGTAATAACGTTACCGTTAATAATAACGGTAAAAACGTGTTATTTATACGCTTGATTTTGCAAGGACAACCGGCAGCAGGACAAAATAACTTCCTGCCTAATAATCCAGAGGTATTGGACATGAGTGTTAGTTATAAATTGTTAAATGGCAAACCACTAGATCCTGCTGTATTGAAACAAGGAACAGATTTTTATGCTGAGGTAGTAGTTAAGAATCCTGGAAAAATGGGCTATTATGAGCAAATGGCTTTAACACAGATTTTCCCTTCAGGTTGGGAGATCATCAACACCAGGGTAAATGACAACGAAAGCATTCTTGCTGCCTCACCTTATACTTATCGTGACATCAGGGATGACCGGGTGTTTACATATTTCAATTTAAGAGAGAGCGAGACTGTTACTTACAAGGTATTGTTAAATGCTTCCTACATCGGCAGGTACTATTTGTCGGCAGTACAATGTGAAGCGATGTACAACAATAGCATAAGTGCTACTGAAGCAGGGAAATGGGTGCAGGTGATTAAATAG
- the pbpC gene encoding penicillin-binding protein 1C, whose product MFKKQKAILISDVICLLLLLWFWFALPSRLFINPTSYVVEASNGELLSASIAKDGQWRFPVADTVPPKFAQCIVAFEDKRFYQHPGIDLLAISRAMRQNIKAKSVVSGGSTLTMQVIRLSRRESRSIGQKLIEMLLALRLEISHSKQDILNLYAANAPFGSNVVGIEAASWRYFGRSPETLSWGEMATLAVLPNSPSLVHPGKNAVKLIKKRNDLLDKMAALKYIDQATANLSKLEPIPGKPQPLPQNAPHLLNRFKTERSILNSKSTRITSTLNYDLQLKINFLLKRYNNRYRANDINNISTLVLDVKQGTVLSYVGNIYQPENKELESHVDMIKAPRSPGSTLKPLLYASMMNDGFILPRTLIPDIPTQIGGYSPQNYDLGYDGAIPADKALSRSLNIPAVKMLQNYKYQRFYDQLKKLGFSTLNQPADHYGLSLILGGSEVTMWDLAKTYMGMARTLNHFNDYKGKYNPHDYDPPSYIKGKNDERKGYFGTYETQVNAVLDHGAIWNAFNAMEELMRPGEEGLWEQFSSSQRLAWKTGTSFGFRDAWAIGLNPDYVVCVWVGNADGEGRPGLTGIDAAAPVLFDVFKLLPNASWFQAPKTKLKKMRVCRQSGYKAGEYCKDVIEELVSPAGEKTALCPYHKLIHLDKTGNFRVTDACEATADMLHVPWFVLPPTMEYYYKIKNSDYKLLPPFKPGCDAEGNNYVMDMIYPKDNASIYVPVEFDGSRGKVVLNATHRNADAKIYWHIDGEYIATTKNYHQLAVSPPPGKHTLTLVDDKGERLVQTFTILDKEKK is encoded by the coding sequence ATGTTCAAGAAACAAAAAGCAATCCTGATTTCCGATGTCATTTGTCTGCTGCTCCTACTTTGGTTTTGGTTTGCTTTGCCATCCCGGTTGTTCATCAACCCAACTTCTTATGTGGTTGAAGCTTCCAATGGGGAATTGCTGAGTGCATCAATTGCTAAAGATGGGCAATGGCGTTTTCCAGTGGCAGATACTGTTCCGCCAAAGTTTGCGCAGTGTATTGTGGCATTTGAAGATAAGCGTTTCTACCAGCATCCGGGTATAGATCTGCTGGCGATAAGTAGAGCTATGCGGCAAAACATAAAAGCCAAAAGTGTAGTCAGCGGTGGCAGTACGCTTACCATGCAGGTAATTCGGTTGTCTCGTAGAGAAAGCAGATCTATAGGTCAAAAACTGATAGAAATGTTGCTCGCGTTACGATTGGAAATCAGTCACTCTAAGCAGGATATTTTAAACCTATACGCTGCTAATGCGCCTTTTGGAAGTAATGTAGTAGGAATTGAAGCTGCTTCCTGGCGCTATTTTGGGAGAAGCCCGGAAACACTATCCTGGGGTGAAATGGCTACCTTAGCTGTATTGCCCAATAGTCCTTCGTTGGTACATCCGGGCAAGAACGCTGTTAAGCTGATTAAAAAGCGTAATGATTTATTGGATAAAATGGCAGCCCTGAAATATATTGATCAGGCTACAGCTAATTTATCCAAACTAGAACCAATTCCCGGTAAACCTCAGCCTTTGCCACAGAACGCCCCTCACCTGCTTAATCGTTTTAAAACTGAACGTAGCATATTGAACAGCAAGAGTACAAGGATTACATCCACATTAAATTACGATTTACAACTGAAGATAAATTTCTTACTTAAAAGGTATAACAATCGCTATAGGGCTAATGACATCAATAACATTTCGACCTTGGTGCTGGATGTAAAACAAGGAACAGTATTGAGTTATGTGGGTAATATTTATCAACCTGAGAACAAGGAGCTGGAAAGTCATGTAGATATGATTAAAGCGCCACGCAGTCCGGGTAGTACATTAAAACCACTCCTATACGCCAGTATGATGAACGATGGGTTTATACTCCCAAGAACATTGATTCCCGACATTCCAACCCAAATTGGTGGCTACTCACCACAGAACTATGATTTGGGTTATGACGGTGCTATTCCTGCTGATAAGGCTTTGAGCCGTTCCTTAAATATCCCTGCAGTTAAGATGCTCCAAAACTATAAGTATCAGCGCTTTTATGATCAGTTAAAAAAGCTTGGTTTCAGTACGCTAAATCAGCCTGCAGATCATTATGGCTTATCACTTATCCTTGGCGGCAGTGAGGTCACAATGTGGGATCTGGCAAAGACTTACATGGGGATGGCCAGGACCTTAAATCATTTTAACGATTACAAGGGAAAATATAACCCGCATGATTATGATCCACCAAGCTACATTAAAGGCAAGAATGATGAGCGTAAAGGATATTTTGGAACATACGAGACGCAGGTAAACGCCGTGTTGGATCATGGCGCAATCTGGAATGCCTTCAATGCTATGGAAGAGTTGATGCGCCCGGGTGAAGAAGGTTTATGGGAACAGTTCTCTTCTTCACAAAGACTGGCCTGGAAAACCGGAACGAGTTTTGGCTTTAGGGATGCCTGGGCAATTGGACTAAATCCCGACTATGTGGTTTGTGTTTGGGTGGGAAATGCTGACGGTGAAGGCAGACCAGGTTTAACCGGCATTGACGCGGCTGCACCTGTATTGTTTGATGTTTTTAAGTTGCTACCTAATGCAAGCTGGTTTCAAGCACCTAAAACCAAGCTTAAAAAAATGCGGGTATGCCGGCAAAGTGGTTACAAGGCCGGCGAGTACTGCAAGGATGTAATAGAAGAACTGGTATCTCCGGCAGGAGAAAAAACAGCACTTTGCCCATACCATAAATTAATTCATCTGGATAAAACAGGAAACTTTCGTGTCACAGATGCTTGTGAAGCTACTGCTGATATGCTGCACGTACCATGGTTTGTACTACCACCAACCATGGAATATTATTATAAGATAAAAAACAGCGATTATAAATTGCTTCCGCCTTTTAAGCCGGGTTGTGATGCTGAAGGAAATAATTATGTAATGGATATGATCTATCCTAAGGACAATGCAAGTATTTATGTACCGGTAGAGTTTGATGGAAGTCGCGGAAAGGTGGTTTTAAATGCTACACATCGCAATGCGGATGCCAAGATTTACTGGCATATTGATGGTGAATATATAGCTACTACAAAAAATTACCATCAGCTGGCTGTTAGTCCGCCACCCGGAAAACACACGCTTACACTTGTGGATGATAAAGGTGAAAGATTGGTACAGACCTTTACAATTTTAGATAAAGAAAAGAAATAA
- a CDS encoding lysoplasmalogenase: protein MLKKYAKFNIIFGLIFILQLTLGDKGSGNLAYFIKPCIVLSLLIMLYISTGLKGRFHKRLFTGLIFALAGDVLLIYAAKDESYFMFGLCAFLLCHIFYIRAFYLDFKSAPELDKKGARIAILLCAIVAISFYFYLRPHLGVMKLPVMVYILAISMMMMMASFRNLRVNSPSFKLILFGAMVFLLSDSILAYNKFVQHIDHSGTWIMATYMIAQYLITIGAVERKLIHTS from the coding sequence ATGCTGAAAAAATACGCTAAGTTTAATATCATATTTGGACTGATCTTTATCCTGCAACTTACTTTAGGGGATAAAGGCAGTGGTAATCTGGCTTATTTTATAAAACCCTGCATTGTACTGTCCTTACTCATCATGCTGTACATAAGTACCGGATTAAAGGGCCGTTTCCATAAGCGCCTGTTCACCGGATTGATCTTTGCCCTGGCAGGTGATGTATTACTTATTTACGCAGCGAAAGACGAATCCTATTTTATGTTCGGTCTTTGCGCATTTCTACTTTGTCATATTTTCTACATCAGGGCATTTTACCTCGACTTTAAATCAGCACCGGAATTGGATAAAAAAGGAGCTCGGATTGCTATTTTGCTTTGCGCAATTGTTGCCATTAGCTTCTATTTTTACTTAAGACCACACCTTGGAGTGATGAAACTCCCAGTGATGGTCTATATTCTCGCGATTAGCATGATGATGATGATGGCCAGTTTCCGCAATCTTCGCGTTAACAGCCCCAGCTTTAAACTCATCCTTTTTGGAGCAATGGTATTCTTGCTGTCTGACTCAATTCTAGCTTACAATAAATTTGTACAACACATCGATCACTCTGGTACCTGGATCATGGCGACCTATATGATTGCCCAGTATCTGATTACTATTGGTGCTGTAGAACGCAAACTTATTCATACCAGCTAA
- a CDS encoding RNA-binding protein, which produces MKIFITGLPLEVGEDELTAVFGDFGQVKSLRIIKDRETGQSRGFGFVEMPVEEEAKEAIKRMNGGDYNGNRIKVAEAQEKPNTGGGAGGGFRRNNRTEKSY; this is translated from the coding sequence ATGAAGATATTTATTACAGGCCTTCCTTTAGAAGTAGGGGAAGATGAATTAACAGCCGTATTTGGTGATTTCGGTCAAGTAAAATCACTTAGGATAATCAAAGATCGTGAGACTGGTCAAAGTCGTGGTTTTGGTTTTGTGGAAATGCCTGTTGAAGAAGAGGCAAAAGAAGCGATCAAACGTATGAACGGTGGTGATTACAACGGTAACCGTATTAAGGTTGCTGAAGCGCAAGAAAAACCAAACACAGGCGGTGGCGCTGGTGGTGGCTTTAGACGCAACAACCGCACAGAAAAAAGCTACTAG
- a CDS encoding dienelactone hydrolase family protein: MDQKIITLYDEYTHSGISRKEFMKKLAILTGSTALALSVLPLLENNYATAATINDDHLHTETITYKGVDGEIKAFLAKPKDKEKLGCVLVIHENRGLNPHIIEVTKRVASEGFLAIGVDALSPFGGTPADEDKARDLIGKLDPAKNLQNYLLGLEYLRKRKDGNGKTGCVGFCWGGGMANQLAVADPKLRAAVAYYGAQPKAEDVAKIKASVMLHYAGLDERIDAGIPAYEAALKKDHIDYKLFMYEGVNHAFNNDTSPTRYNEAAAKLAWQRTISLFKAKLA, encoded by the coding sequence ATGGATCAGAAAATTATTACGCTGTATGATGAATACACACACAGCGGCATCAGTAGAAAAGAATTTATGAAAAAATTGGCCATTCTTACCGGGAGTACAGCATTGGCCTTATCGGTTTTACCGCTGCTGGAAAACAATTATGCGACGGCCGCAACGATTAATGACGATCACTTACATACGGAAACCATTACTTATAAAGGAGTTGATGGTGAAATTAAAGCATTTCTGGCAAAACCTAAAGATAAAGAAAAGCTGGGCTGCGTACTCGTTATTCATGAAAATAGAGGGCTAAATCCACATATTATAGAGGTAACTAAGCGGGTTGCAAGCGAAGGATTTCTGGCGATAGGAGTAGATGCTTTATCACCTTTTGGGGGTACACCCGCTGATGAAGACAAAGCACGTGATCTGATTGGTAAGTTAGATCCTGCGAAAAATCTTCAGAATTATTTATTGGGATTGGAATATTTACGCAAAAGGAAAGATGGAAATGGCAAAACAGGCTGTGTTGGTTTTTGCTGGGGTGGAGGAATGGCTAATCAATTAGCTGTTGCTGATCCAAAATTACGTGCTGCAGTTGCCTATTATGGCGCACAACCTAAAGCAGAAGATGTAGCCAAAATAAAGGCGAGCGTAATGCTGCACTATGCAGGACTGGATGAACGAATCGATGCTGGAATCCCGGCTTACGAAGCTGCATTAAAAAAAGATCATATTGATTATAAGTTGTTTATGTATGAAGGCGTAAATCACGCTTTCAATAACGATACTTCACCAACCCGGTATAATGAGGCTGCCGCTAAGCTTGCATGGCAAAGAACTATCTCACTTTTTAAGGCTAAACTTGCCTGA
- a CDS encoding pyridoxal phosphate-dependent aminotransferase family protein, which yields MRKKLYDRIAAFKDATAIKEKGLYPYFRAIESGQDTEVVIDGKKVLMFGSNSYLGLTNHPKIKEASRAAIDKYGTGCAGSRFLNGTLDIHIELERRLAAYVGKEAAVLFSTGFQVNLGVISCLLDRNDYLILDEYDHASIIDGSRLSFSRSIKYAHNDMDDLRKKLSRLPEDAAKLIVADGIFSMEGDLVNLPEIVKIAHEYGANIMMDDAHSLGVIGFNGSGTASHFGLTDDVDLIMGTFSKSLASLGGFIAGTEETIEYVKHRARSLMFSASMPPAAVASVIAALDIIESEPERIDKLWANTNYAKQLLVEAGFDIGHTDSPIIPVYIRDNDKTFMVTNILSNNGIFVNPVVSPAVPSDSSLIRFSLMATHTFEQIEEAVEKLSAAAKEVQVKSFQETI from the coding sequence ATGCGTAAAAAATTATACGATAGGATAGCAGCTTTTAAAGACGCTACGGCAATTAAGGAAAAAGGTTTGTACCCTTATTTCCGTGCAATTGAATCAGGCCAGGACACAGAAGTCGTAATAGACGGGAAAAAGGTACTGATGTTTGGCTCTAACTCCTATCTGGGTTTAACTAATCACCCTAAGATTAAAGAAGCTTCCAGGGCTGCAATCGATAAATACGGGACAGGTTGTGCTGGTTCAAGATTTTTGAATGGAACATTAGATATACATATTGAATTGGAAAGAAGGCTTGCTGCTTATGTAGGCAAGGAAGCTGCTGTTCTATTCAGTACTGGTTTTCAGGTTAATTTAGGGGTGATCTCCTGCTTGTTAGATAGAAATGACTATTTAATCCTCGACGAATATGATCATGCTTCTATTATAGATGGTAGTCGTTTGTCTTTCTCCAGATCTATAAAATATGCCCATAATGATATGGATGATTTGCGCAAGAAATTGAGCAGATTACCTGAGGATGCTGCAAAGCTGATTGTTGCGGATGGTATTTTTAGCATGGAAGGTGATTTGGTAAACTTACCGGAAATTGTAAAAATAGCACATGAATATGGTGCTAACATTATGATGGATGATGCGCATAGTTTGGGCGTTATTGGTTTTAATGGTTCTGGTACTGCTTCTCATTTTGGCTTAACGGATGATGTTGACCTTATTATGGGTACTTTCAGTAAATCACTAGCTTCATTAGGTGGCTTTATTGCCGGTACCGAAGAAACTATTGAATATGTAAAACACAGAGCACGCTCTTTAATGTTTAGCGCAAGTATGCCTCCTGCTGCTGTTGCAAGTGTAATTGCTGCCCTTGACATTATTGAATCTGAGCCTGAGCGTATAGACAAATTGTGGGCAAACACAAACTACGCTAAACAATTGCTTGTTGAAGCTGGATTTGATATCGGACATACCGATAGCCCTATTATTCCAGTTTACATCAGGGATAACGACAAAACCTTTATGGTTACAAATATCCTAAGTAACAACGGAATTTTTGTAAACCCGGTAGTATCGCCCGCTGTACCATCTGATTCATCGTTAATCAGGTTCTCTCTAATGGCTACACACACCTTCGAGCAGATTGAGGAAGCTGTTGAGAAGCTATCAGCCGCTGCCAAAGAAGTCCAGGTAAAATCATTCCAGGAAACGATATAA